AAAGGGCATCGGGCCGGTAGGCAGTCCCGACGAGGGTGTTCTCCGGATGCGGCGGGTGAGGAACGAGGCCGTTGGCGTCTACTTCCTGGCTGGAGTAAGCCTGCACGCCGACGAAGTCGTCGCCGCGGCTGCCTTCCCAGTAGACGTCTTCCTTGCCGAAGCGGATTTCGAGCAGCTTTTCTTCTCCACCGGGTGCGGCGGTGAGTGCGCCGGCCGCGATGGTCCATCCCACCTTGGCGTTTGTGTGGGCGCGGACGACGTCACTGGCGGCATGGTGAATCCGGGTGAAGGCGCGCCCGATTTCAGGATCGGCGTAGGTGAGGAAGTCGCTGTGGTTCTGCTTCGTTTCCCCGTCTCCTTCGACAGTAGGGCTCTGCCACTGGGCGCCTTCGGCGAGTTGCATGCGGCGCATGGCTGTCATGATGGCTGCTTGCATGTTTGGTTCGTTCATGGTGACGACCCATTCGACGCCGTCAAGGATACAGGTCACTTCCCGGACGTAGCGCACGAACTTTTCCGATGCATCGGCAGCCAGCCAGCCGCCGTCGTTGGCGAACCATTGGGGGGTCGTGAAGTGCTGCAGAGTCACCACCGGGGTGACGCCGCGCTTAAAGCAGTGTTCAATCACGCGACGGTAATGGGCGAGCTCGGCTTTGGAAAAGTGGCCGGGAACGGGTTCAATGCGGGACCATTCCAGGCTGAACCTGTAGGAGTCCAGGCCGGCATCCGCCAGCAGGTCGATGTCCTCACCGAAACGGTGGTAGCTGTCGCAGGCGTCGCCGGAAAGCTCCATGCCGGGCATGGTCAATTCCCGCGCCCACCAGTCGCTGTTGACGTTGTTGCCTTCGATTTGGTGGCCGGCGGTTGCTGCGCCCCAGAGGAAGTTGTCCGGGAAAGTGGTCATAAGTTTCTCTTTTCTGCGAGGGTTTGTGGTGCCCGTTCAGGGCGAGTGTCCGGGTGCTGTCAGGTACGGCTTGGCGCAGTTTCGTGGTGCGAGGCTGCGGAAGCCGCGGCACGGAATCTGCCAGGGCCAGCGGTGTATTCGGAGCCATCGGGGAAGATGATCCGGGCTGTGGTCTCCGCAGGGATGTCGGCGTCGATGCGGAGGTCTTCACCGTCGAGCTGCCAGTTCACTTTGATGGTGCCGTTCGGGGATTCGTGGGAGCCGCGGGCCCGCGTGACCCCCGGACCCGGCTTCGGGGCAATGATGATCGAGCGCCAGGCCACTGAGTCTTCAGCTTGGCGCAGCCCGAGCGTGTGCT
Above is a genomic segment from Arthrobacter sp. YN containing:
- a CDS encoding glycoside hydrolase family 1 protein produces the protein MTTFPDNFLWGAATAGHQIEGNNVNSDWWARELTMPGMELSGDACDSYHRFGEDIDLLADAGLDSYRFSLEWSRIEPVPGHFSKAELAHYRRVIEHCFKRGVTPVVTLQHFTTPQWFANDGGWLAADASEKFVRYVREVTCILDGVEWVVTMNEPNMQAAIMTAMRRMQLAEGAQWQSPTVEGDGETKQNHSDFLTYADPEIGRAFTRIHHAASDVVRAHTNAKVGWTIAAGALTAAPGGEEKLLEIRFGKEDVYWEGSRGDDFVGVQAYSSQEVDANGLVPHPPHPENTLVGTAYRPDALSMAVRHAWNVTGGVPVLVTENGIATADDNQRVRYIAEALQGLHQTMAEGVDVRGYLHWSLLDNFEWGHWEPTFGLIAVDRETFVRTPKPSLARLGSIAKSNRLDVEVTA